One window of the Acaryochloris sp. CCMEE 5410 genome contains the following:
- the ftsH4 gene encoding ATP-dependent zinc metalloprotease FtsH, producing MPVNEKPQRPRPNPITSILLFVPAILLIVNLVVPFITGPRIPKVPYSFFLEQVQDEEVARVSVGQDIIRYQIKNADDQAGQLLETTPIFDLELPKLLESKGVEFAATPPPSNRWFTTLLSWVIPPVIFVAIFQFFSRGGIGGGGPQGALSVTKNKAKVYVEGDDNKVTFDDVAGVEESKTELEEIVEFLKSPQRFTEIGAKIPKGVLLVGPPGTGKTLMAKAVAGEAGVPFFSISGSEFVELFVGTGAARVRDLFEQAKKKAPCIIFIDELDAIGKSRAGGNGFVGGNDEREQTLNQLLTEMDGFGAGDATVIVLAATNRPETLDPALLRPGRFDRQVLVDRPDLTGRLAILEIYAKKVKLGENVDLKAMATRTPGFAGADLANLVNEAALLAARRGSKVVETQDFAEAIERVVAGLEKKSRVLNDKEKKIVAYHEVGHALVGAKMSGTDQVEKISIVPRGMAALGYTLQVPTEDRFLLNEAELRGQIATLLGGRAAEEVIFGSITTGASNDLQRATDLAEQMVTSYGMSEVLGPLAYDKGQQNNFLGGGMNARRMVSDETAKAIDKEVKGIVETAHQEALSILKENKELLETISEQLLESEVIEGEGLRQMLAKVHPESHVQQTEEPVAV from the coding sequence ATGCCAGTCAATGAAAAGCCTCAACGTCCACGACCGAATCCCATCACCAGTATTTTGCTGTTTGTCCCTGCAATTCTGCTGATAGTGAACCTAGTTGTTCCTTTTATTACAGGACCACGCATTCCCAAAGTGCCCTACAGCTTCTTCCTTGAGCAAGTTCAAGATGAAGAAGTCGCCAGAGTTTCGGTTGGCCAGGACATTATTCGGTATCAAATCAAAAATGCGGATGATCAAGCAGGGCAACTCTTAGAAACCACCCCGATCTTCGACCTAGAACTGCCCAAGCTTCTCGAATCCAAAGGCGTCGAATTCGCCGCCACCCCTCCACCCAGCAACCGCTGGTTTACCACCCTCCTCAGCTGGGTCATCCCCCCCGTCATCTTCGTGGCCATCTTCCAATTCTTTAGCCGAGGCGGCATCGGTGGCGGTGGTCCCCAAGGTGCCCTCTCCGTCACCAAAAACAAAGCCAAAGTCTACGTCGAAGGCGACGACAACAAAGTCACCTTTGATGACGTTGCAGGCGTCGAAGAATCTAAAACCGAACTCGAAGAAATCGTCGAATTCCTCAAATCCCCTCAACGCTTCACCGAAATTGGAGCCAAGATTCCCAAAGGCGTCCTTCTCGTAGGTCCTCCCGGAACCGGTAAAACCCTCATGGCCAAAGCCGTCGCTGGTGAAGCAGGCGTCCCCTTCTTCAGTATCTCTGGTTCAGAATTTGTTGAACTGTTTGTCGGTACCGGTGCAGCCCGAGTCCGTGACCTGTTCGAACAAGCCAAAAAGAAAGCTCCTTGCATCATCTTTATTGACGAACTCGATGCCATCGGTAAATCTCGAGCAGGTGGAAATGGTTTTGTCGGCGGTAACGATGAACGAGAGCAAACCCTCAACCAGCTCTTAACAGAAATGGATGGCTTTGGGGCTGGAGATGCTACCGTTATCGTCCTGGCTGCTACCAACCGCCCTGAAACCCTAGACCCCGCCCTCCTGCGTCCCGGTCGATTTGATCGCCAAGTCCTCGTCGACCGTCCTGACCTCACCGGTCGTCTAGCCATCTTGGAAATCTACGCCAAGAAAGTCAAGCTCGGTGAAAACGTTGACCTCAAAGCCATGGCCACCCGTACCCCAGGCTTTGCTGGCGCAGACCTCGCCAACTTGGTCAATGAAGCCGCCCTATTAGCCGCCCGTCGAGGCAGCAAGGTGGTTGAAACCCAAGACTTTGCCGAAGCCATTGAGCGCGTCGTCGCCGGACTAGAGAAAAAGAGCCGAGTCCTCAACGACAAAGAGAAGAAGATTGTCGCCTATCACGAAGTCGGTCATGCCCTCGTTGGTGCCAAGATGTCCGGCACGGATCAAGTGGAGAAGATATCCATTGTTCCTAGAGGTATGGCAGCCTTAGGCTACACCCTCCAGGTCCCCACAGAAGACCGCTTCTTGTTAAACGAAGCTGAACTCAGAGGTCAGATTGCTACTCTACTCGGTGGACGAGCTGCAGAAGAAGTCATCTTTGGCAGCATTACCACGGGAGCCTCCAACGACTTACAGCGAGCCACGGACCTAGCCGAGCAAATGGTCACCTCCTATGGCATGAGTGAAGTATTAGGACCCCTGGCTTATGACAAGGGTCAGCAGAACAACTTCCTCGGTGGCGGCATGAATGCGAGACGAATGGTCAGTGATGAAACAGCCAAGGCCATTGATAAGGAAGTCAAGGGCATTGTCGAAACGGCTCATCAGGAAGCTCTGAGTATTCTCAAGGAGAATAAGGAATTGCTGGAGACGATTTCGGAGCAGCTACTGGAGTCAGAGGTGATTGAAGGCGAGGGTCTGCGACAGATGCTGGCTAAGGTTCATCCTGAATCCCATGTCCAGCAGACAGAAGAGCCTGTAGCGGTCTAG
- the bchI gene encoding magnesium chelatase ATPase subunit I, whose product MSSTATKAPTRAVFPFTAIVGQEEMKLALILNTIDPRIGGVMIMGDRGTGKTTTIRALANLLPEINVVADDPFNSDPTDPELMSDEVKALTASGQTPVIAQMQVPMVDLPLGATEDRVCGTIDIEKALAEGVKAFEPGLLAKANRGILYVDEVNLLDDHLVDVLLDSAASGWNTVEREGISIRHPARFVLVGSGNPEEGELRPQLLDRFGMHAEIHTVKDPTLRVQIVEERSQFDQEPNAYLDNHTDNQKALQEKIVNAQNNLANVNIDHELRVNISQVCSELDVDGLRGDIVSNRAAKAIAAFEGRTEVTVDDIRRVITLCLRHRLRKDPLESIDSGYKVSKVFRQVFGLPDEEDADIAA is encoded by the coding sequence GTGAGTTCTACTGCGACCAAAGCGCCTACACGCGCTGTTTTCCCATTCACGGCGATCGTCGGCCAAGAAGAAATGAAGCTGGCGCTGATCCTCAACACCATTGATCCTCGAATTGGTGGCGTGATGATTATGGGTGATCGTGGTACCGGCAAAACCACAACCATTCGAGCTTTGGCCAACTTGCTGCCCGAGATTAATGTGGTGGCGGATGATCCCTTCAACAGTGATCCCACAGATCCAGAACTGATGAGCGATGAGGTTAAAGCCTTAACTGCCAGTGGCCAAACCCCAGTCATCGCTCAAATGCAGGTGCCCATGGTGGATTTGCCTTTAGGGGCGACGGAAGATCGGGTTTGCGGCACCATTGATATTGAAAAGGCCCTGGCAGAAGGGGTTAAAGCCTTTGAACCCGGATTATTGGCAAAGGCCAACCGTGGCATCCTTTACGTGGATGAGGTCAATCTTCTGGACGATCACTTGGTTGACGTATTGCTCGATTCAGCTGCCTCTGGGTGGAATACCGTTGAACGAGAAGGGATTTCGATTCGCCATCCAGCTCGCTTTGTGTTGGTGGGGTCTGGTAACCCCGAGGAAGGAGAGTTGCGTCCCCAGCTTCTTGACCGCTTTGGAATGCATGCCGAAATTCATACGGTGAAAGATCCAACTCTGCGAGTGCAAATTGTGGAAGAGCGCTCTCAGTTTGATCAAGAGCCCAACGCTTATTTGGACAATCATACGGATAACCAAAAGGCACTCCAGGAGAAGATTGTTAATGCTCAAAACAATCTTGCGAACGTCAATATTGATCATGAGCTACGGGTAAATATTTCGCAGGTATGTTCCGAACTAGACGTCGATGGTCTGCGAGGTGATATTGTTTCTAACCGTGCAGCTAAGGCTATTGCGGCCTTTGAAGGACGGACAGAAGTCACGGTTGATGATATTCGTCGAGTGATCACCCTTTGCCTACGTCACCGCCTCAGAAAAGATCCCCTCGAGTCGATCGACTCTGGTTACAAAGTCAGCAAGGTCTTCCGTCAAGTCTTTGGTTTACCCGATGAAGAAGACGCTGACATTGCGGCTTAA
- a CDS encoding phosphoribulokinase encodes MTTKPDRVVLIGVAGDSGCGKSTFLRRLEDLFGEQFITVICLDDYHSLDRYQRKETGITALDPRANNFDLMYEQIKTLKGGQSIDKPIYNHETGLIDPPERIDPNHVIVIEGLHPLYDERVRELIDFSVYLDISDEVKIAWKIQRDMAERGHTYEDVLASINARRPDFEAYIDPQKQHADVVIQILPTQLLKEEKPGSILRVRLIQKDGVPDFAPVYLFDEGSTINWVPCGRKLTCSYPGIRMAYGPDDYYGNAVSVLEVDGQFEKLDEVIYIEGHLSNTSTKFEGEMTELLLKHRDYPGSNNGSGLFQVIAGLKMRATYEKLTATKTSETVGV; translated from the coding sequence ATGACCACTAAACCAGACCGTGTTGTTCTAATCGGCGTTGCCGGTGACTCTGGATGCGGTAAATCTACTTTCCTGCGTCGACTGGAGGATCTGTTTGGGGAGCAATTCATCACGGTTATTTGCCTTGATGATTACCACAGCTTGGATCGTTATCAACGGAAGGAAACGGGGATTACTGCTCTAGACCCTAGAGCGAATAACTTTGATTTGATGTACGAACAAATCAAAACCCTCAAAGGTGGTCAATCAATCGATAAGCCCATTTACAACCACGAAACAGGTCTCATTGATCCCCCTGAACGCATCGACCCCAACCACGTAATCGTGATTGAAGGTCTGCACCCTCTCTATGATGAGCGGGTTCGGGAATTGATTGATTTCAGCGTTTATTTAGACATCAGCGATGAAGTCAAAATTGCCTGGAAGATTCAGCGAGACATGGCAGAGCGGGGTCATACCTACGAAGATGTTCTGGCCTCTATCAATGCTCGTCGCCCTGACTTTGAGGCTTATATTGACCCACAAAAACAACATGCCGATGTTGTGATTCAGATCTTGCCAACTCAACTTCTGAAGGAAGAGAAGCCTGGCAGCATTCTGCGGGTCCGACTGATTCAAAAAGACGGTGTGCCTGATTTTGCCCCGGTCTATCTCTTTGATGAAGGATCTACGATCAACTGGGTGCCTTGTGGCCGTAAGTTAACCTGTTCTTATCCTGGTATTCGGATGGCCTATGGTCCCGATGATTACTACGGTAACGCTGTATCTGTTCTAGAAGTAGACGGTCAATTCGAGAAGCTGGATGAGGTCATCTACATTGAAGGCCATCTCAGCAACACTTCAACCAAGTTTGAAGGTGAGATGACGGAGCTGCTGCTCAAGCATCGGGATTATCCCGGATCTAACAATGGTTCTGGCTTGTTCCAGGTTATTGCTGGATTAAAGATGCGGGCGACCTATGAGAAATTGACTGCAACCAAGACGTCGGAAACAGTTGGCGTGTAG
- a CDS encoding DUF3082 domain-containing protein, giving the protein MSESPSTNKPTPPSIWRTLSGAVVAGTIAFPLAKLSSKIAQSFAEHPFTSDNQTAVKIAIALKTLVVGLSTLATGIFCMAALGLGALSIQIFWQNLTSSPTPSEPDPVDQSEQSS; this is encoded by the coding sequence ATGTCTGAGTCCCCCTCTACAAATAAACCTACTCCTCCCAGCATTTGGCGAACCCTGTCTGGCGCTGTTGTAGCTGGCACCATTGCGTTTCCTCTGGCCAAGCTGTCTTCTAAGATTGCCCAGTCTTTTGCGGAACATCCCTTCACCTCAGATAATCAAACAGCCGTCAAAATCGCCATCGCCCTTAAGACCTTAGTGGTGGGGTTAAGCACCTTAGCCACCGGAATTTTCTGCATGGCAGCCCTGGGCTTAGGCGCTCTATCCATCCAGATCTTCTGGCAAAATCTCACATCGTCCCCTACACCTTCTGAACCTGACCCCGTCGATCAGTCTGAACAATCATCGTGA
- the trxB gene encoding thioredoxin-disulfide reductase: protein MSEAIENLVVIGSGPAGYTAAIYAARANLKPFMFAGYQAGGLPGGQLMTTTEVENFPGFPDGITGPQLMDQMKLQALRWGSEIVTEDVISVDFQQFPFVIQSEERTVKAHSVVIATGATAKRLGLPSEKEFWSRGISACAICDGATPIFKNEELAVVGGGDSAAEEAVYLTKYGSHVHLLVRSEQMRASKAMQDRVMRNPKVTVHWQTEVVDVFGDTQLQGLKIRNRQTSEIQELQVRGLFYAIGHQPNTQLFTQQLDLDGMGYILTQPDSVSTNIPGVFAAGDVQDHEFRQAITAAGTGCMAALLAERWLSSQDLINEFHQSEASEQTEDGTHPPEYKLSAAFDPNTTRHQGAFALRKLFHESDRIIVVKYASPTCGPCHILQPILSRVIDEFEGQVHYVEIDIAEDPDIAESASITGTPTVQVFQDKSLLQEFKGIKAKQAYRDAINELLAATS from the coding sequence ATGAGTGAAGCGATTGAAAACTTGGTGGTCATTGGATCAGGGCCCGCTGGCTATACGGCGGCTATTTACGCTGCCCGAGCAAACTTAAAGCCCTTTATGTTTGCCGGATATCAGGCTGGGGGACTACCGGGTGGGCAACTAATGACGACCACAGAAGTGGAAAATTTCCCAGGTTTCCCGGATGGGATTACCGGACCACAATTGATGGATCAGATGAAGCTACAAGCCTTACGTTGGGGAAGCGAGATTGTCACAGAAGATGTCATATCCGTTGACTTCCAACAGTTCCCGTTTGTAATCCAGTCTGAAGAAAGAACGGTGAAGGCCCATAGTGTAGTTATTGCGACCGGGGCAACGGCCAAACGATTGGGCTTGCCGTCAGAAAAAGAGTTTTGGAGTCGAGGAATTTCGGCCTGCGCCATTTGTGATGGGGCAACACCTATTTTCAAGAATGAGGAGCTTGCCGTAGTTGGGGGAGGAGATTCTGCGGCTGAAGAAGCGGTTTATCTGACGAAATATGGTTCCCATGTGCATCTACTGGTTCGCTCAGAGCAGATGCGAGCGAGCAAAGCCATGCAAGACCGGGTGATGCGAAATCCTAAAGTTACTGTCCATTGGCAAACCGAGGTGGTGGATGTCTTTGGCGATACACAGCTGCAAGGACTCAAAATCAGGAATCGCCAGACTTCAGAGATCCAAGAGCTGCAGGTGCGGGGGCTATTCTATGCCATCGGCCACCAGCCCAATACCCAACTCTTTACCCAGCAGCTGGATTTGGATGGGATGGGCTACATCCTGACTCAGCCCGATTCGGTCAGCACCAATATTCCCGGTGTGTTTGCGGCTGGAGATGTTCAAGATCATGAGTTTAGACAAGCCATTACTGCTGCTGGAACGGGGTGTATGGCGGCTTTATTAGCAGAGCGCTGGTTATCGTCTCAGGATTTGATAAACGAGTTTCACCAATCGGAAGCCTCTGAACAAACGGAAGATGGGACCCATCCGCCGGAGTACAAGCTGTCGGCAGCGTTTGATCCCAACACCACTCGCCATCAAGGGGCATTTGCCTTGCGGAAGCTGTTTCATGAGAGCGATCGCATCATCGTAGTCAAATATGCCTCTCCCACCTGTGGCCCCTGCCATATCCTCCAGCCGATCTTGAGTCGCGTCATTGATGAATTTGAAGGACAGGTGCACTACGTGGAGATTGACATTGCCGAAGATCCAGATATTGCCGAATCTGCCTCCATAACAGGAACCCCAACAGTGCAGGTATTCCAGGATAAATCCTTATTACAGGAGTTCAAAGGGATTAAAGCAAAGCAAGCGTACAGGGACGCGATCAACGAACTGCTGGCGGCAACTTCATAG
- the folB gene encoding dihydroneopterin aldolase produces the protein MDCIHLNGIRSYGYTGFLPEEQVLGQWFEVDLVLWVDLAAAGRSDRIEDTVDYRQTIEQVKQLIHQSKYALIERLATAIAEQLLHHSSLEKVSVKLTKVAAPIPDFSGRITIEITRNRS, from the coding sequence ATGGATTGTATACACTTGAACGGCATCCGCAGCTACGGATACACAGGGTTTTTACCAGAAGAACAAGTTTTGGGGCAGTGGTTTGAAGTTGATTTAGTCTTGTGGGTAGATTTAGCCGCGGCGGGTCGGAGCGATCGCATTGAAGATACGGTGGATTATCGCCAAACTATTGAGCAGGTAAAACAGCTGATTCACCAGTCCAAATATGCGTTAATCGAGCGCCTAGCAACTGCCATCGCTGAACAGCTACTGCACCACTCCAGCCTTGAAAAGGTCAGCGTCAAACTGACGAAAGTTGCTGCTCCTATTCCTGACTTTTCGGGTCGTATCACCATCGAAATAACGCGAAACCGGTCTTGA
- a CDS encoding high light inducible protein: MNPSDPEPMWGFTDFAENFSGRLAMLGFFLGFVTEVISGEGMLAQILSLFSY; this comes from the coding sequence ATGAACCCATCAGATCCAGAACCAATGTGGGGCTTCACTGATTTTGCTGAAAACTTCAGCGGTCGCCTTGCAATGCTTGGTTTTTTCCTAGGCTTTGTTACTGAAGTCATTTCTGGCGAAGGAATGCTTGCACAAATTCTTTCCCTATTTAGTTACTAA
- a CDS encoding YkvA family protein, translating to MNFSIKALYNWYRNSLRNPKYRGWIIAGTLAYLLSPFDISPDVFPLIGQIDDLALLTLFISELSQLFIEDYKKRQVNTQPKSNEADSQETVDVDAVPIQD from the coding sequence ATGAATTTTTCGATCAAAGCACTTTATAACTGGTATCGAAACAGTCTGCGTAATCCGAAGTATCGGGGATGGATTATTGCCGGTACCTTGGCATACCTCTTAAGTCCCTTCGATATTTCTCCGGATGTCTTTCCCCTCATCGGTCAAATTGATGATCTTGCCTTACTAACGCTCTTTATCTCTGAACTCTCTCAGTTGTTTATTGAAGACTATAAAAAGCGCCAAGTAAACACACAGCCGAAGAGCAATGAGGCCGATAGCCAAGAAACCGTTGATGTTGATGCAGTGCCCATTCAGGACTGA
- a CDS encoding FMN-dependent NADH-azoreductase, translating into MLSPDSKPRCLLHMDVSARVQGSYSRQLTQKFVSQWQQANPHHQIIYRDIGRFPIPHIDETWVAAYESEPEDRTAEMQAAIALSDTLIDELFAADCYVMGMPMYNLTVPSTFKAYLDQVFRRDRTLQIVNGIPKGQLTDKKLLVITTRKYNYRVGSGREDRDFLEPYLSAIFKVMGLTDISYIHADQLASALNKDQSLAHATQAIHQRALRF; encoded by the coding sequence ATGCTTTCTCCAGACTCCAAGCCCCGTTGCTTACTTCATATGGATGTCAGTGCCCGCGTCCAAGGCTCTTACTCCCGCCAGCTTACCCAAAAATTTGTCTCTCAATGGCAACAGGCCAACCCCCATCACCAGATCATTTATCGCGATATTGGCCGTTTCCCCATTCCCCATATTGATGAGACTTGGGTTGCAGCTTATGAATCTGAACCAGAGGACCGTACAGCTGAGATGCAGGCTGCGATCGCACTTTCCGATACCCTGATCGATGAGCTGTTTGCAGCCGACTGCTATGTGATGGGGATGCCCATGTACAACCTAACGGTGCCGTCTACGTTTAAGGCGTATCTGGATCAGGTATTTAGACGCGATCGCACCTTGCAAATCGTCAATGGCATCCCCAAAGGACAACTAACCGACAAAAAGCTATTGGTAATCACCACTCGAAAATATAATTACCGGGTAGGTTCAGGACGAGAAGATCGAGATTTTCTAGAACCGTATCTCAGTGCCATTTTTAAGGTCATGGGGCTGACTGATATTTCGTATATTCATGCTGACCAATTAGCATCAGCCCTGAATAAAGATCAATCTCTGGCTCATGCGACCCAAGCAATTCATCAACGAGCCTTACGCTTTTAA
- the sds gene encoding solanesyl diphosphate synthase, which produces MTSVTSLFDPVEADLAILVDNLKDLVRAQHPVLFAAAEHLFQAGGKRMRPAIVLLLSRALLPDQDLTPRHRRLAEITEMIHTASLLHDDVVDDSGVRRGVPSVHSLFGNRIAIQAGDFLFAQASWYLANLDNLEVVKLLSEVIKDFAEGEIQQGINCFDTSLTLEAYLEKSYYKTASLMANSAKAAGVLSGTSLQVNQDLYAYGRCVGLAFQIVDDILDFTGSTNALGKPACSDLRSGNLTAPVLFAIAEKPYLKVLIDRHLEEEEDLDEAIALVNDSQGIPKSRALAEQFAHQAVHHLDFLPASDSRQALIDLTEYILKRLY; this is translated from the coding sequence ATGACCTCAGTAACATCCCTTTTTGATCCAGTTGAAGCCGATTTAGCCATATTGGTGGATAACCTCAAAGACCTGGTACGCGCCCAACATCCAGTTCTTTTCGCTGCGGCTGAACATCTGTTTCAAGCTGGAGGGAAGCGGATGCGCCCAGCCATTGTGCTCCTCCTCTCTAGAGCGTTACTCCCGGATCAAGACCTCACCCCTCGACATCGACGGTTGGCAGAGATCACCGAGATGATTCATACTGCCAGCCTTCTCCATGATGATGTGGTAGACGATTCAGGGGTTCGTCGTGGAGTACCGTCGGTCCACAGCCTGTTTGGCAACCGCATAGCTATTCAAGCAGGGGATTTTCTGTTTGCCCAAGCATCTTGGTATTTGGCGAACTTAGATAACCTAGAGGTGGTCAAGCTCCTGTCTGAAGTGATTAAAGATTTCGCGGAAGGAGAAATCCAGCAGGGTATCAACTGCTTTGACACATCCTTGACCCTAGAAGCCTATCTGGAGAAGTCCTACTATAAGACCGCTTCCTTAATGGCAAACAGCGCCAAGGCTGCGGGAGTCTTGAGCGGCACCTCCTTGCAGGTCAACCAAGATTTATATGCCTATGGTCGCTGTGTCGGCTTAGCCTTCCAAATTGTCGATGATATTTTGGACTTTACCGGGTCGACAAATGCCCTGGGCAAACCCGCTTGTTCGGATCTACGCAGCGGGAATCTAACAGCCCCGGTCCTGTTTGCAATTGCAGAAAAGCCCTATCTCAAAGTCTTGATTGATAGGCATTTGGAAGAGGAAGAAGACCTAGACGAAGCCATTGCCCTTGTGAATGATAGTCAAGGAATTCCTAAATCTCGGGCCCTGGCTGAACAATTTGCCCATCAGGCCGTTCATCATTTGGACTTCCTTCCCGCTTCTGATTCCCGACAAGCTCTAATTGATTTAACGGAATATATCCTCAAACGACTCTACTGA
- the lepB gene encoding signal peptidase I, whose product MTSEDRPTPEAAPIPPWRKLWQSQKDNILTLAIALILALLIRGFVAESRYIPSVSMEPTLTPGDRIVVEKLSYRLRQPEAGDIVVFHTPLPLQAVGYAPEQAFIKRVIGLGGQTVAVQNGQVYVDGQPLSENYIAEAPQYELAPVRVPEGHLFVMGDNRNNSNDSHIWGFLPLSNLIGRANLRFWPLEHINWLRSPLP is encoded by the coding sequence ATGACCTCAGAGGATCGGCCCACACCTGAGGCAGCCCCCATTCCCCCGTGGCGTAAACTGTGGCAATCCCAGAAAGACAATATCCTCACCCTTGCGATCGCACTAATCCTCGCCCTACTGATTCGGGGATTTGTGGCGGAGTCTCGCTACATTCCTTCCGTCTCCATGGAGCCCACCTTAACGCCTGGTGATCGAATCGTGGTTGAAAAGCTTTCCTATCGACTCCGCCAACCTGAAGCCGGTGATATTGTCGTCTTCCATACGCCATTACCCTTGCAAGCCGTGGGTTATGCACCTGAACAGGCATTTATTAAACGAGTGATTGGTCTAGGGGGGCAAACTGTTGCTGTTCAAAATGGCCAAGTCTATGTGGATGGTCAACCCCTCTCTGAAAATTACATTGCAGAAGCCCCTCAGTATGAATTAGCCCCCGTTCGAGTACCTGAAGGCCACCTTTTTGTGATGGGGGACAACCGCAACAATAGCAATGACTCCCATATTTGGGGGTTTTTACCCTTATCGAATTTAATTGGTCGGGCCAATCTGCGATTTTGGCCTCTGGAGCATATCAACTGGCTTCGTAGTCCATTGCCTTGA
- a CDS encoding metallophosphoesterase family protein, which translates to MSAQQLRRFVIGDIHGHYQGLLDLVSLLEIGESDQIYFLGDLIDRGPDSSKVVDFVREQSYTCLLGNHEQLMVAALANLSPNSSVLQMWLQAGGRETLQSYSSKQHLWEHLSWIKTLPNHLDLGDYWLVHAGINPDLPLERQTAQEFCWIRREFHNMPQPYFPDRMIITGHTMTFTFSGVEPGQIVQGAGWLGIDTGAYHPGSGWLTALELSSSTVYQINVHSNVSRVKPLADVLVSLPHGQDTLSMPMPS; encoded by the coding sequence ATGAGTGCACAACAACTGCGTCGATTTGTCATCGGGGATATTCATGGTCACTATCAAGGGTTACTTGATCTAGTATCCCTACTTGAGATTGGCGAATCTGATCAAATCTACTTTTTAGGTGACCTTATTGATCGAGGCCCTGATAGCTCTAAAGTCGTCGATTTTGTCCGAGAACAGTCTTACACCTGTTTGTTAGGAAATCATGAGCAGCTGATGGTAGCGGCTTTGGCGAATCTTTCCCCAAATTCATCCGTGTTGCAAATGTGGTTACAGGCAGGGGGGCGAGAAACCCTGCAAAGCTACAGCTCCAAACAGCATCTTTGGGAGCATTTGAGTTGGATTAAAACCCTGCCAAATCATCTCGATTTAGGAGATTATTGGCTCGTCCATGCTGGGATTAACCCAGATCTGCCGTTAGAACGTCAGACGGCCCAGGAATTCTGCTGGATTCGACGGGAATTCCACAATATGCCACAGCCCTATTTCCCAGACAGAATGATTATTACCGGCCATACCATGACCTTCACATTCTCAGGGGTTGAACCTGGCCAGATCGTTCAAGGAGCAGGCTGGCTCGGGATTGATACAGGCGCTTACCATCCAGGCAGTGGTTGGTTAACAGCCCTGGAACTTTCCTCGTCCACCGTGTATCAGATCAATGTCCATAGCAATGTCTCTCGGGTCAAGCCCCTGGCAGATGTGTTGGTGTCTTTGCCCCATGGTCAGGACACACTATCAATGCCAATGCCCAGTTAA
- a CDS encoding thioesterase family protein has protein sequence MNASPQGSSPWFEYPVWVQPCHTDYAGVVWHGSYLEWMEAARIAAFRSVGLEYSALVQLGCDLPVIDLSLRYQKAIQMGNEVIVKTRISKLDKVRLFWDQDIFCINTEKPCVLGRVTLVPVNSENGRILRTPPQVLQDAIHQLIS, from the coding sequence ATGAATGCTTCCCCTCAAGGTTCCAGTCCATGGTTTGAATATCCCGTTTGGGTTCAGCCTTGTCATACGGATTATGCCGGAGTGGTCTGGCATGGCTCCTATCTAGAATGGATGGAAGCTGCTCGCATTGCTGCTTTTCGCTCCGTGGGGCTGGAATATTCAGCATTAGTCCAATTAGGCTGTGATCTCCCCGTCATTGACTTATCCCTTCGATATCAAAAAGCCATCCAGATGGGAAATGAGGTCATCGTTAAAACTAGAATTAGCAAATTGGACAAGGTTAGACTTTTCTGGGATCAAGATATTTTCTGCATCAATACTGAAAAACCTTGTGTGTTGGGGCGCGTTACCCTTGTACCTGTTAATTCTGAAAATGGACGGATTCTGCGGACCCCTCCTCAGGTCTTACAGGATGCCATTCACCAGCTCATAAGTTAA
- a CDS encoding universal stress protein, translated as MFNTILVALDSPEISERVMLALKSFQLDTVGKVILTHVISTNETGEEQPADRPYSDPQGVFRHIEEELQTYKASLPCDSSLEIVTGDPAEEIIRVANIYDADLILIGSRGLTGVTRILQRSVSSQVVSDASCSVMVVR; from the coding sequence GTGTTCAATACCATCCTGGTCGCCTTAGATAGCCCTGAAATTTCTGAACGGGTCATGCTGGCTCTCAAAAGTTTTCAATTGGATACTGTGGGGAAAGTGATTCTTACTCACGTCATTTCTACTAACGAAACAGGAGAAGAGCAGCCTGCAGATCGTCCTTACTCCGATCCACAAGGCGTATTTCGGCATATCGAAGAAGAACTACAAACCTATAAAGCATCGCTACCCTGTGACAGTAGCTTAGAAATCGTAACGGGTGATCCAGCCGAAGAAATTATCCGGGTCGCCAATATCTATGACGCTGATTTAATCCTCATTGGTAGTCGAGGGCTTACGGGAGTCACGCGAATTCTCCAACGTTCTGTCAGTAGCCAAGTCGTCAGTGATGCCTCCTGCTCAGTAATGGTGGTGCGTTAG